Genomic DNA from Leptospira congkakensis:
TTGATCGTGAATTTCACACGATTGGACATATAGTCGGATTGAAGTTTGGAATACAATTCTTGCATTCCTTCTGGATGGCCCATAAAGGACATCATAGACCAACCGGTCATCATACCCAAATGAATTTTTGGGTATTCTACAACTGGTTTGTCATCATTCCCATCATTGGACGCAATAAAATCGGTTCTTGCCGCTAGTTTAAATCCTAAACCTTCCATGAGCCCTGGAACTTTTTCCATGACATACCTGTCAGCTGGATGGATGGTCGCATGTTTGGCAACCATATCCAAAAGCACTTGTGGGCCTGTGAAGGATTTATCGTTGGGGCAATGGATGAGAATCTTTCCGCCAGGTTTCAAAACTCGGTAGAATTCCTTTAAAGCTTTTTCTGGTTCTTTGATATGGATGAGAACCATCGAATTGAAAATAAAGTCAAAATGGTTGTCTGGATAATCCAGAGCCCGTACATCGGAGACCTTCCAGTCTACTTTTGGATGGCCTAGTTTACAATACTGAACCATTTCTTCAGAAATATCACAGGCAGACCAACGAAGGTTGGGATTTTTTTTCATTAGAAAACTTGTGAGAACACCAGGACCTGCCCCAGCATCCAAAGCAAGGCCAGATTCCTTCTCAAACGAAATAGAATCCAAAAAAGGATCGAGGAGAAGTTTTAGGAGATTTGCCTGTGCGGACAATCTCGGCATCTCATCCTGGATGGATATTTTTTGTGTGTATAGGTTTTCGCTCAAAGTGGATACGCGTCCGAAGTGGTTCTAGAAAAAGATACCTTTTTTAAGGATTGGTCAACTGAAATACAGGTCTTTTTTTTAGGTTTTTTTTAGGAGAACTTCGAAGAAAGGATTAGATCTGACATAATGATTGTAGAGTCATTGGAGTTCGCGTGCCACCACTCCATCAATATCGCTTCCGTTGTAACTGCCGGGAGGCCAAGGGAATGGGTTTCCCGTGGCTGGATTGTTTACATTACTTGCAGAAGTAATTTTAATAAACTTAAATCCATTTGTTTGGATATTGGTAACTAATGCTGCATTACATCCTATACCGTTCGGATCTGTGTGGTTTAAATCATCCAAATCGAATCCATCACCACCACCTAACAAAAAGGCATTACCGGTGTTGATAAAAAGATCCTCATTTGAAAAAGGTTTTGTGGTCATATTGTAGTAAACAGGCCTGAGTCCACCAAACCGAGTCCAACTATCGATTAAATTTACATTGGCTCCCGAATAACTGGGGTTAAATCCACAATAGTTGGTTCCATCAATAGAAACTTGAACCACAGAAGGATCCATAGCATAGGTGTTGGAATCATCAGAAATCCGAAAACTATTGTCATAAACAACAAAGTCCAAATCTGTAACATTCTTTACCGTGCGACCACCCCAGCTCAGAACGATACTAGCGCCAGCCCCGGTAATGTCCA
This window encodes:
- a CDS encoding class I SAM-dependent methyltransferase; the encoded protein is MSENLYTQKISIQDEMPRLSAQANLLKLLLDPFLDSISFEKESGLALDAGAGPGVLTSFLMKKNPNLRWSACDISEEMVQYCKLGHPKVDWKVSDVRALDYPDNHFDFIFNSMVLIHIKEPEKALKEFYRVLKPGGKILIHCPNDKSFTGPQVLLDMVAKHATIHPADRYVMEKVPGLMEGLGFKLAARTDFIASNDGNDDKPVVEYPKIHLGMMTGWSMMSFMGHPEGMQELYSKLQSDYMSNRVKFTINLETHLYQK
- a CDS encoding LIC_13355 family lipoprotein translates to MQKRFKTKKLFPLVLVFVVSSFSCKKSPSASGEENLAALLPLLNAQASASVCPKSPLPADIHIATTVVSASSTISGFSDPQKAVNGICGAGETAGSLDVYALDITGAGASIVLSWGGRTVKNVTDLDFVVYDNSFRISDDSNTYAMDPSVVQVSIDGTNYCGFNPSYSGANVNLIDSWTRFGGLRPVYYNMTTKPFSNEDLFINTGNAFLLGGGDGFDLDDLNHTDPNGIGCNAALVTNIQTNGFKFIKITSASNVNNPATGNPFPWPPGSYNGSDIDGVVARELQ